The nucleotide window TGAGCCCTGGCCTAGGGCCCGAggcccaggggagagggagggcagtGGGACCAGGGCCTTCCTGCCTCGGCAGGCTCCAGACCTTCAGTCCCTAGCTGGGGCTGGTCAGGGCCTGCTGGCAGGGTAGGGGCACCTCTCTCAAGCTGATCCTCCAGGTACTTGGTATGGGGGGCCAGGGCATAGGGCAGAAGGCTGAGCTGGGAGCAGAGCTCGGCCAGGCCACCCAAAGCTCCCATGTGCATGTGGTGACACCCCTGGGACACCCTTAGCAGCTGGCAGCATCTTTTTCTTGCAGCTGCTCAACTGTCTCTGCTTCGAGCTCACAGAGAACATCTACCTGGGTGACCCTGGACTTGTCATTCACCCCGCCAAGCCCGTCTTTCCCCTTCCCCAGGCTCTAGAAAGAGCCCAGTGACAGAAACTTGGCTGGGAGAGGGCCAGCCAGAAGCCACATGAGACCTCACCCAAGTCTCCTCCCAGATTTTTCTGCCCATCCATTCCCCACTCCCTAGACTTCCTACCTCCTGCCTCAGTCTACATCCTCAAGTCTGGGAAATGGGCCAACAAGGGTCATGAGGTTCCCAAAGAGCACCTACGGCTTAAGACTCCTTAGGTTTGCTAGGGAAAAACAAGTCCCATTTCACCCACCTACGCAATGTGTGGCCTTCGCCAATTAATTCTTTTGAGCCTTGGTATAAAGTGGGTCCTGTCATGGAGCTGTTGTGAGTCAAAGGCAATAATACCAATGTGTGAAGGACTTTGTATAAAGGCCAACAAGCCATAAGATAAGGAACTCTAAAGAGCAGAAAACTTCTCCAGGGCTTCAGAGAAATGTTCTGGCATACATACAGTTTGGACCATACAATGGTAAACAGAGGATGGATGGGTGTGAACAAGAGGTAAAAGGTTGTatgccatgggagttcccatcatggcccagtagttaacgaatccgactaggaaccatgaggttgcgggttcaatccctggcttcgctcagtgggttaaggatccgagttgccgtgatctgtggtgtaggtcacagatgtggcttggatcccgagttgctgtggctctggcgtaggccagtggctacagctctgattagactcctagcctgggaacctccatatgccacgggggcagcccaagaaatggcaaaaaaagaccaaaaaaaaaaaaaaggttgtatgCCATGAAGTCTCAAAATATGCCGATGTTGAACTCTTCTGATTGTGAAATGCTTGGGGCTGGGGCTTGGTGCCAGGAGATTCTTGCCCAGCTGTGTGAGTGGGGAAACCATAGCCCATGGGTTTCTAAACCAACCCCAAAAGCTGCTTCCAGCCCCAAGAGGGTCTTGGAAAATGACATCCCTTTGTGCCCAGGATGCTGCCTGTTCACCCATCAGCCTGTTCACCCTCCAAACAAAACAGTGGGTGATGAGTTCTTACAAGTAAGGCACTTTATAGACAGCTAAGACCCACCACACCACAAACTGCAGCTACACTGTTACTCTCCCATTTGGAGATGAGAAGTCAGCCACAAAATAGCAATTGGCAAGGGCAAGGCCAGGTTGTTTGAGTCCTAATTCACTCTAATGGGGAAAGCGATGGAGGAAATATAGCCTAACTGAAAACCTCAGGGCTTCTCAATGCCTGTTTTTAAAGTTTCCGTCAGCGATGAAGCCAGGATACCAGTCTTGGGTCCCTCATTGACTTGGCTGTACATTGCTGGCCATGGACATCACTCAGGAGCCTTGGGGTCATTCTGATTAAGAGAGGAGGTTTaaagagttcccctcgtggctcagccattaacacacccgactagcatccatgatgactcGAGTtggctctctggccttgctcagtcggttaaggatccggcgttgctgtgagctgtggcgtaggtcaaggatgtggctcggattccacgttgctgcggctgtggcataggttggcggccTCAGctctccactttgacccctagcctgggaacctccatatgcaatgggtacggccctaaaaaagcaaaagaaaaggtgGGGGGCAAGACCAGACACACTGGGGGTTCGGATTTTGGCAGGAGCAAGGAGAAggccttcctctcttccccacaCACCTCCTGCATTGCTTGGTGTGGGGTAAGGTGGCACAGCCAGACTGGAGCCAGCAGACGGGTAATACTTACCGAATTAAATCAACGCATACCCTATGACCCAGAAGGCAAAAATGAATACTCACAGAGGCCCATAATGGCCTAGCTCCTCAACGTGTGGTCCCAGGATCAGGAATATAGACCTCACCTGGAAACTGGCTagaaatgaagagtctcaggccccatcccagacctgaTGAATCAGAGCCTGTGTTTTGACGAGACTCCCAGGTGACACAGGTGCACACTGTTGGAGAAGGGCTCCAGGTGAGAAGATGTTGCCACCTTTGAGAATGGTGACTGCAGGACATGGAAAAGTTAAAATACAGTGAATAAACACTTGGAGAAGAGGCAGCAGCTAGAAGGGGCGGAAGCCATCTGGACTGATCTTGAAAGCGTAGCGTTGAGAAGAAGCTGAATGAGAAATAATACAATTCTTTTTATGCAAATTTAAAATGCATGGCAgggttccagctgtggcatagtgagttaaggatctggcttgtctctgcagcagctcgggtcactgctgaggcgcggtttccatccctgcccagcgctgtgttgccacaactgcggtgtaagtcgcagccgtggctcagattccatccctggcacaggaatttccatacgccaagggtgtgccccaccaagaaaaaaaatgcatgctagCAAAaccaactttttttgttttaaataagaacaaaaacagaatggaATGGCCAATTCCAGGGCCAGGCAAATGAGAGTGGAACATACAGATTAAAGGGAATAGAGTGAGGGAACTTGCAGACACAAACATACGTATATATCATGAACATAATACcattatgaaattaaatatagacAAAGTCATCCGTTTagatttaaaatgctttaaaatgcaaGCCTGGGGAGAATGAGCATGCTAGAATATAGTTCTAAGCTTTCTGTTTGGGCCAAGAAGGGAGAGCTGTCCCACTGGCCTGGTAACCTGGGCGGTTGGGTGGGTTTATTTGCCGGCCCTTCCCCTCCCGACGCGGAAGCTCACTCAGATgggctggggtaggggtggggatcAAGTAACCAGTGGGGCCTGGCCAGGAAAAGAATGCGATTAGGCGGAGCAGAAGAAACGCGCGGAGGAGGTGTCCAGCCGCCAAGGGCCTTGCATCTGAGAAAGCAGAGAGGGGATCCAGAGCCGCACCCCCGCATTCACGTTCCCTGGGGGCGCCTAGGACTTTGCTCTGCCCACAAGGACCAGGGAGCAACGAGTAGGCGCCTTCGGGACGCGGAGGGTCTGGGAGGGCAGAGTCAAGAGGGCTCTTAAGGATGGGGCCTCTATTTGAGATGGAGTTGTCTGTGGCCACcctggagggcaggagaggggtcCCTGGAACGAGGCGGTGCTGCGCTGGGAAAACCTCTCAGGGCCAGCAAGGGGGAGCCGGGAGAGGGTGCTCCCACTCAGACCCGTGCTCAGTGGGGGTCGGGGGAGTGGGCGGCTCAGTCATTCACTTCAGGGGAGGAGAGCCGCAGGCCTCAGAGGAGGGGGGCGGCGACTGGATCCTGGGGTCTGGGAAGGCGGAGGAGGCGGCCTGCGCTGCGCTGCGCTAGGAAGTCGCCCCAGGAGCGGGACCCTGCGTAGTCCCCTAGGCTCAGGTGCCCGGGAGAGAAGTCGGGGCGACCACTGGAGAACGCCGAGCTGACGTGGAGGCAGAGCGGGGTGGGCAAGGATCTGGCGTGGGGAGGACACCCCGAGCCAGGCAGGGATCGATCGGAGGGCTGTGGGCACCCACACAGGGAAGGCGCTTGCCATCCTCGTCAATTGACACCCTCCCTACCCCACCCTTGGAATCGCAGCCTTAGGATTCTGTGCAAGGCGCTGCGTCCTGGCAGAGATCTCCAGCTCTGGTTAACCCAGTCGGACTCAGGGGTTGTGGGAAGGGAAAGATGCGGGGGAAGGGTGTCTCAAGAGCCGAGACACCGGTAGTGGGGGAGAGGGTAGATCCTGGGGCCCTGGAGAAGCATCTCTGGCCCATTGTCTTTCCAGCGGCGACTTTACTGACTCCTCGATTTATCCTTAATCCAAATCTCTAGATTGGGTCCCCCAGCCAGAAACCCAGAGGCATCGAGGCCAGAGCTCATGAGCATCCTGGAGAAGGGAGAGCCCAAACTAGCAGGCTTCACCTTCTGGGACTGCTGTCCTCACCCTAGTCTATTATTCCATTCTTCCTGGGGTAAAGagctgtcttttgtcttttgtgaggTTCTATGAGGATCTGGAGGCAACCAACTTTGGACAaactattttctttattctttttttttttttttttaggcctggaCCATGGtgagtggaagttcccagctgggatcttaccacagcggtgacaaggccagatccttaacccactgaatcaccagggaactcttggaaaACTATTTTCTGCTGAGCAAATATCTCTATtgcctttcaaatattttccatcttaaaaataaaaccttgggaattcctattgtggctcaggggttaacgaacccgactagtatccatgagaaggcaggttcgacccctggcctccatcagtgggttaaggatctggcattgccaggagctatggtctaggtcacagacgctgctaggattccgcattgctgtggcgttgatgtaggctggcagctacagctccggttcgacccttagcctgagaatttccatatcctgtgggttccactctaaaaaaaaaaaaagcaaaaataaataacttaagaGCTGGAGTTTTTACAGTAGTTTTTGGCTTGTGTCTTCAAATGTCTaaccaaaaatacaattttttaaaattgacatgTGATACTGTATACTTgcaaaatatttgtaacatatgTGAAAGTTGCGAAGACCACATCCATCTAAAAACCAGATGGTATGAGGATAGGGCCTCTTCCTTTGGGTTCATCCTGACTATACGAGCTGGAATTCCCAGACACTAGCATGTGGAATTGCTGTTTACAGGTACCTTTGGCTTGatcctcattttaaaagaattacttcTAAATTTTCACCACTAAGACTTACTGTGGAGTTCCAATAGTTAAATTTTATCCAGTCAAGGAAATGCTTTTCTATTCCTGGTTGGCTAgtagttttgatcatgaatggacgtTGGATgacaaaattgtttttttctgcatctactacaAGGACTATTTGgtttttctgctttattctgtTTATATGGTGAGTTAAATTTTTAGGTGTCTTTTAAACCTAAACCACTAAAAGTTAAAGTTAAACCAGTCCTGGGAAAAAACACATCCTGGTTCCCTTTTAGCAGACACATAATTCATCAACACATTTTACACACAAAACGCACAGATATTGAGGGTGTGGCTTAATGAAGttttacatatttgtgtgtgtgtgtccatgtaaCTACCACCCAGATCAAGATATAGAACTTTTCCATCATCCTGGAAAGTTCCATTATGCCTTTTCCCAATCAATACCTCCCCTAAAATGTTACCACTATTCTGACGGCTATTCCCATAGATTAGCCTATTCTTGAAATAATGCAGAATGAAATCACACAAAATGTACTCtagtgtctggcttctttcgAGATTATATTTGTGAGAATTATTCATGTTATTGCATCTATCAGTGTTTTGTTCCCCTTTAttagtatcccattgtatgggAAGACAaccatttatttatccactctcctgttgatggacatgtggcttgtttccaaatcttggcaACCATGAAAAAAACTtctatgaatattctttttttttttttttttgtccttgccagatccttaacccactgagaaaggccagggatcgaacccgcaacctcatggttcctagtcagatttgtttccactgcaccatgatggaaactcctcccaCTCACAACTTAATAAGATCTGTAACTGAGGAGTCAAATGTCTTGTACTGTAGGCTTACATGAcaacaaattgaaaataaaatatttatatccatTTTCTTCTAATAGATTTCAAATCTACATTGGAATGCTAAAGAATAGGTtatgaggagtttccgtcatggcgcagtggaagaaatgaatccgactaggaaccatgaggttgcaggttcgatccctggcctcgctcagtgggttaaggatccagcgttgctgtgagctgtggtgtaggtcacagacacagcttggatcctgcattgctgtggctgtggcataggctggcggctacagctccaattagacccctagcctgggaatatccatatgccgtgggtgtgggcctaaaaagacaaaaaaaaaaaaaagattatgaaaccTCACTGTGGGCAATGAGAGCCACATAGCAAGATGAGGTGAAAATGACAAATGCAAAGGGAGAATGACAGGGACAATGAAGCACACTGAACAGTCTCAAGGTGCTTACAGTATAAAAATTCCAGAATTGGGATGGGGTTGGAAGTGGGAAAGCCTAGGAAAGACTCAATAGGGAAGGTGACAGGGATTTCTCAGAGACTAGAATGGGAAGCAAAAAAAGAGGGCTCCGTGAGTCTTGGTAACTCATTCCTTTTTTCCACAGATCAGCCCCGAGGTACAGTTTCCCCCAGAAACACCGAGAAACCTGATTCAGAGGTGTAAACAGAGAAAAGGGTTTGGGGCAAAGGCAGGAAGGAATGAACAAGGAATTAGGCAACCTAacgagaaaaaaaatcaattttgccATAAAAATTATCTAAACCCTTACCCCTCCAACAAGaagctttctttcatttttgcgCATTCTCTTCCACTTTTTGCCTATACCAGAGAAAACCAGGCTCATTTCAGGCACTGTCTTATTTGATTCTCAACAGCCCTGAGGATGTTGCTCTCAAGAGTTTTATCAACTCATGTTATCTAtaccagtttcccagcaccagtgTGTGTTAATTTAATAGCTTTCCTCCATTTGCACTTAGATTTCTAGCAAGGATCAAcacttttttgatttttcatttccatttgcgtGAATATCCTTCGACAAAGTACCGTTTCAATAACAAGCATGGAAAGTAAATGCCCGAACTCTgcatccctctcttcctctcaatTCTACTTTAAAATTATCTAGTAGGTCTGTTTTTATCTCCTGTCTCACATCACTTATCAGCCCACTGCCATGCGCCACCCCCTACTCCACACTACCACTGAGCCCACGCTGTACCCTTGATGGTAGCAGAGTCACAAATCTAGGGTCAAGATCACTTGTCAAAGCTGAGATGCTGCTCTCTTTCATTCTTAACGTAGGAAGTTTGGCACAACTCCCTACCCCATCTGAGAATTCTCCCTCAACTTCCCCTCTAACTGCCCGCCCACTAGAGGAGTTGGCCTGTGATCGCTTTGCTCCCCTTCCACATTATATTAAATAATGGGTTTCTAAACAGCCTCCACCAGGGCTTGGGAGCTTCTTGTTTAGTGCCAACCACTTATTGAGTGTCTAGCATGTCCCAAGAATTGTGTAGGGTATGTATCGATCTCCATGGGTAGGTGAAGACACACATGAACATGTGAGGCCTGCAAAACTTTCCCCACCTGCAAAGTAGTACAGGTGAGAACTAGCCATACCCCAAACTCCATAGAACATATTGACATTTTCAGAGTtctcatcgtgactcagtggagacaaatctgaccaacatccatgaggacacagattctacctctggcctcactcagtgggttaagaatctggcgttgccgtgagctgtggtgtagctcacagacacagcttagatctggctgtaggtgtaggctggcagctacagctctgattcgactcctggcctgggaacctccatctgccatgggtgtggccctaaaaaggcaaaaaaacataaatatagtgACAATTTCAACTCAGCCCTTGATATTTCCCAATCCCAAAGAATTGCTGACAACAGGAAATCTCTTCCAGGATCTTTGTTAAGTACATACATGCTCTGGGGAGGGAGTAAATGAGTGTGTGCAACAGCAGGAACGATGCAGTCACTGATTCCTGAACAGTGTGAATTGAAAGGTCCAAAGATGGAGAAAGCCTAGAGGCACCCTCATCAGTTCTAAAGATCATGGTTGGGAGACCCACTCCCTCACACAGAAAGATGCCACTCTGTTCTTCCATGCCTTTATTGGTGACAGTGATGGACAACAACAATGGCAGGCACAGCAGACACCTTGGCCCAGCACCTGGGGTGGCAAGCAAGCCCTGCAGGGCCACGGGCACATCCAGCTCTCGCACAAGGGCCAGTCTACCCAGGCCATGTCCCCGAATGGGCAGGAGGCCGTCTGTCCAGTTTGTATGTGTGGATCAGCCTGTCTGAGTGTCTGAGCCGCTGTCGGCAGGGCACCCCCATCCTCGGCACATGATAGGGGCTGTTGTGAACACAACGTGGCATCCCCCGGTGGACCACAGGGCCCCGGTGCTGACCATGGGGGACAGAGCTGGGGACCGGTGGAGGCAGGGGGGCAGGCACAAAGTTCACTCCAGGGCCACATCCTACAAAAGAACCAGCCATTATCAGAGTGGGCTTCTGGCCAGGGTgagcccagctctgccttcaGGCAGCTCTGGTCCTCTAAGGTGAGTTCTCTGGATTTCTGTTTCCCCACTTGCAAAATGGCAATACCACATCCTCCACCTCCAAGTCAGGAAACTGTGACAACCAATGAGCTAATCGATGAGCTACAGATGCTGTTCCAGACTCAGCTGTGACTGACCCCAGTCCTAGGGGGCATAAGGGCTACCCAACTCCTCTCAGCCCACCTGGATACAGGAGGCTAGACTGGGGGAGGCTCAAAGGGAGGCTGGAAAAGGTGGGATTGAAGGTTGCAGAGGCACCTACCTAAATAGGGTGGCATCGAGAAGTCTTCTGTTGGATTATAATTGAAGAATTCATGGGGTGGGAAGGGCTGGCCTGGGAAAAAAGGGggctcctggggcaggggtggaaacagaggaagtggggagggctgaggaagaggggagggaaaagGCATGGGAGGGGGCAAGGAAGAGGGCGGGGGCAAGGCCAGCTGCTCCCCGAAGTCTGGGGGCTGCCCCTGGCTCCCCCGGAAGAGATGATCCGGCTCTGGCCAGTCCTCAATCCATGGGTCTAGGAACGGGATGGTTGTTTTAGGCAGGCCTGGGGAGCCGGGCTGCCCTGACCTCTGGCTGTCCACATTTCTAAACCTCTACTCCCTCCTCTGGAAGAACAGGTCTCCTCACCCCCTCGCATTTCAGGCCACACCCAAGCTGTGCTCCTTCTTTTCCTGCCTTATGCAAGTGTCAGTGGATCTGCCTTTGTTCTGGCCTTATGCTCCCCGTGAAGCCTCTTCCTTTGGTGCCCAGATCCTGTATCTTTAGCTTTTTCCTCTCCTGGCTCTTCCCCACCGACCAATACGCAAGATTAGTACTAAGTCTTCTCTCTAAAAACAAAGACCCTGTCACTTCCTTCTCCCAGAGGTCCCCTGCTCCTTTCAAACTTCCTCAACAAAGAGTATTCTGCCGGGTTGACATTCCCTCACCAACTCACCAACTGCTCCCTGCCTCTTTGAGCCCTACGCCACGCCTTCGACACCTCTACTAAACGTAGCCACTTCCTCTCTTCTTGACCCTCACACGACCTGGCCAGCAGCCTCTACCCTGACAGTGTTCCCAAACTCATCTCTTTTTGTCTCCTCCATGAGCCCCTTTTCCCTTCCGATTCCAAAACATAGCCATTGTTTTGCTCCCTCTGTCAAAGGTGGCGTTCATGCCCTCAGCTGCCGTCTCCCTGTGGGGTCCCACCAACCCCAAATCCACTCAACATCTCCACCGTACCTCAAAGACATCTGCCCTGACCAAACGCACCAACTCACCCTCCCACCCAACTCTTCCTTTTGATGTTCCTATTTCTGTGGCTCCAAACTGGGTTCAGGAGACCTGAGTCACACCGCAAACGAGCCTTCCAGCCGAGAGAACATCCCTTTCTTGATTGGGGATCAGCTCTCCCATCTAAAGACAAGCAAGGAACTTGGACCATTATATAATCAAAGTCCTGATGGACTGCCCAGGTGTTCCAACTTCAGGCTACTAAGTCCTGAAAGTGACATTTTCGGCCTGTCTGTGCCCCACACCCTCTAACACTCCTACGGCCTTCAAACATGACTCGTGTTTCCAGTTGAAGAAACACTATGTTGTACGTACTATGTACACAGCAATCACGCTAGACACTGAGGCCAGGAAGTTCTCAACAAGTGAGGCAGGAACCTTGCCCTTGGTGGACATGATCCAGGGCAGAAGCAGACATGGAACAAGCACCCATGAGGTCTCCTCTATGAGCAGGCAGGACTGAGAGGCTGACAGCACCAGCCAAGGGGCATCATTGCTCTGTCCCACTGCCTGGATTGCCTCTCCTTTAATTCTTTCTACCTCCCACATCCATTCCTATCGAAAAGTACCCCCACTCCTTGCCTGTTCATCTGTAGGACAAGAGTATTTGGCAAACTGCCTTGTGAGCGCAATGCTCATATAAGCTCATTCCCGTACACAGAGGTGACTACAGAGGCAGAAGAGCCCATACAGAAACCCAGAGCATAAGGAAGGAGCACACAGGGTCCACAATAGTCCTTCAAGAGGCCTCTCCTCCACCTAAGATCTCTGTCCTGTTGTGTCTGAGCCCTGTGCTCTGAGGGCCCTCTTTgcatccctctcctccccacctgtGGTTGGGCTCACCAGGCGGATAGTCACGCTTGGGCAGCTCCACACCCCAGGCATCTGCCACATGGGTCAGAAGCAAGTGGGAGAGGTGGCGGTGGGCATGCTGGTCCCAGTGGATGCCATCCCGGTGACGGTGCCGCACTGCATGTCGGAAATGAAAGTGGAGGTCCAGGACATCGAAGCAGTGATCCCCAGCCAGTGTGGCGCTGTAGAAATTCCCTTCAACCACATCTCGCCGCAGAGAGCCCGCCAGGGGCTGGAGCTGAGTGAGAAAGTATAGCATCTAAGAGCCACAGAATGAAGCAGGATCGGAAGGAAGGGTTCTCCATCCTGAGGGGCCCTGGTCACTTGCCTCGGGCAGAAGGAAACCCCCAGTGACACGCTCCCCTAGGGGCATTGCCATGTTCCACACCAGCAAGCAGGAGTCTGGCAACACCTGGTCCATGCGCACGAACACCCGCTCCAGGTTCTCTCGGTAGGCCTCCATTGAGCAGCGGCCGTACCTGTCGAATAGCACAAAGGGTGGGCAAGAGCATAGGAGTGGATGGCCTCTGAGCCacgcctccttccctccctcccatcaggatttgcctctccccctcccccaaacctggAGAGATCCCAGAGGCAGGAATTGATGATCACTAGGTCTGGGGCAGGCCCACAGGTCAGCTCCTCCAGGACTCCCTCGAGGTACTCGGAGTAAACACGGGTGAGGAAGTAGAAGCGCACAAGGTGGTGACCAGAACCCGAGCAGAACTGGCGGACCTCCCGGTACTGCGTCCCATTGTGCAGTTCGCCCAGCTGACCTCCAGCCACCAGCTGGTCCTGTTCAAAGCTCagctccccctgcccaccccccgcACAAGCTGGTCAGACCCAGGCCAGAAGGAGGAGGACCCTACCAGGCCAGGATCTGGGCCTGCCCATCACTGGCATGGCCACCAAACGTCCCTCACCTTGGCTTTCAGCTGGGCAGCTGTGAGCAGTGAGTCTTTCTGGAGCAGGAGCACTAGGTCCTTATACACAGCCCGCTGGACTGCAGGGAGACCGAGATCCTGAGGCTGAGAAAGGCCTCACTCCACCCCAGCTCCTTCCAAATCCAGGCCTCCCATCATCCCAGGGCTGGTGTTGCCCAAGACCACCTTTGTGGAGAGTTGACTTAGAGGCAGGAGAAAAGTGAGGTTACAAAGTCCTGGCATTGCCCAGTTACCTCTAGCTATACACCACTCCTCAACTTAATATGCAGTGACCCAAGATCACCTGGTAGAAGTAAGTCCATCAAGTCACCCAAGAGACAAATACAACCCACCGCTTCCATGAGGGGAATTTGTGGAGGACTGTCATGAAGAAAAATGCTGAGCAAGGAAGGGGTGAAAAGCTTGACAAGCTACATCTGTCAGGACATCTACAGAAGTCGttgggaaaatgaagagaaaacctAGTGGACTGGAACAGACTAAGGATCAGGAAGGAAGTTTGAGATGGTGACAAA belongs to Phacochoerus africanus isolate WHEZ1 chromosome 3, ROS_Pafr_v1, whole genome shotgun sequence and includes:
- the PCED1A gene encoding PC-esterase domain-containing protein 1A, with protein sequence MVFCLENNEPRRPLRSTMVHFQASEVQQLLHNKFVVILGDSIQRAVYKDLVLLLQKDSLLTAAQLKAKGELSFEQDQLVAGGQLGELHNGTQYREVRQFCSGSGHHLVRFYFLTRVYSEYLEGVLEELTCGPAPDLVIINSCLWDLSRYGRCSMEAYRENLERVFVRMDQVLPDSCLLVWNMAMPLGERVTGGFLLPELQPLAGSLRRDVVEGNFYSATLAGDHCFDVLDLHFHFRHAVRHRHRDGIHWDQHAHRHLSHLLLTHVADAWGVELPKRDYPPDPWIEDWPEPDHLFRGSQGQPPDFGEQLALPPPSSLPPPMPFPSPLPQPSPLPLFPPLPQEPPFFPGQPFPPHEFFNYNPTEDFSMPPYLGCGPGVNFVPAPLPPPVPSSVPHGQHRGPVVHRGMPRCVHNSPYHVPRMGVPCRQRLRHSDRLIHTYKLDRRPPAHSGTWPG